Genomic window (Salvelinus fontinalis isolate EN_2023a unplaced genomic scaffold, ASM2944872v1 scaffold_1836, whole genome shotgun sequence):
attcaaattattttcaatgcttttcaattaggaaCATTTAGAAATtgtggaattggaatttggtttactttctgaattgactggaatttaaatgggGTTGACCCCTACCCTGGCCACCAGTGCTTTTTACTTCCATGATGTATATTTAAATGAATACTAGAATGATTTAAGGGAATGTACATTTGAGTAGATGTACattcagtacactacagtatagtagtacagtatagtatagtacagctaCACATGTTTACATGCATTTTGATGTAATATTGTCTGTTTTTTTATAGTCTTGACGTCACAAATGAAGTTCTCTCATGGTTGAGTCCTGTGACACTGTGTTTCAGGTATTCTGAGGCAATATACTGTGAGGAGTGTCTGTGCCTTAAAGGGGTCATCAGTGGACATGCGCTGTCCTGTTCCCAGTGTGACCCAAGTCACAGAGATGGTCTGGTATAACAAACGGTTGAATGGTAAGCCTTATGATCTGAGATGGGACCCTAATTATGAAGGTCGTGTGGAGTACCGTGGAACTACAGAGAAGGACTGCATCCTGAgaatcacagacctgagagagagtgaCGTAGCAACATATTACTTCAGATATAAAACAAACCAGTATTCAGAATGGAAATATTCATATGGATTCCCTCTCAGTCTCACAGGTACTGAATAAATAGTAGAGTACAAGTCATTTATTACATGTTCTATGAGAACAGTGAAATGGTGGTGACTGACAGACTTCCTCCATTATTGTTTCATATCCTCTCCCTTCAGATCTAAAGGTGGAGAGGATATATGACAACAAACTGACCtgtaacaccacctgtactctgactggtaaccccacctacatctggtacaagaacaGACAACATCTAGATGAGAGAACCTCCCCCCAGTACAAAGACCCAGTCTCCAGTAACTATGTAGACAGCTACTCCTGTGCTGTAAAGGGCCATGAGGATCTCCGctctcctgcagtgtgtgagtGGGGAAAAAAGTGTTGATTAAAACTCAGTGTTTCACTCTAGCAATACCAACAGCTCAAATGGTCATGATTTATACTGAAACGACTTGAAATGAACAGTTTACTTATTTAATTTGCACCTAAAGAAACAAGACATGAAAGTAAAAACTATTACAGAGAGCCCATTTATGTTTCAGGTGCTCAGGGTCACAACTGCTGGAGAGTGACTTACACCAAGAGGAGAATCTGTGTCTTGAAGGGCTCCACAGTGAACATATACTGCTCTTACACTCATCCCACTAGTTATATAGAACAAGGTTCATTCTGGTTTACACAGAATGACCCTGTAGATCTCAGGTCATATCCAGAGTATGCAGGTCGTGTGGAGTACAATAGAAACACAGAGAACCACCACACCATGACAATAACACACCTGACAGAGAAGGACTCGGCTGAATACAAATTCAGATTACTAACAACAGATGAGGGGAGATTTTCTGGTCTTCCTGGTGTGATGTTAAACGTCACAGGTAATACTTCACATACAGTTATAGTACTGTAATAGGACAAGTCTAATCACATGACAAGTCTGTCTGGAGTCAAAAATGACTGATGTTTCCTCTTAGATATCTTGTTGGAGATGGATCCTACGTCTGtgtcagagggggagagagtcacACTGAGATGTAGAACCAAATGTACAGTCGCTCTcaaccccacctacatctggtacaagaatGGACAACATCTAACCAACACAATCACCAGTTATAACAGTCTGATCCTAAACCCAGTCACCAGTTATAACAGCCTGATCCTAGACCCAGTCAGCAGTGAGGATGCAGGGAACTACTCCTGTGCTGTAAAAGGCTTTGAGAGAATCCTCTCTCCAGAAGAGACTCTCACTGTCAGATGTGAGTACATGGGGTGTTGATATATCTACAGTGAAAGTCATTGATATCATCTCTCTAATACATGGTTCTACATGTCAGTGTAATATACTAATCTatactaatttacatcatttctCTAATACATGGTTCTACATGTCAGTGTAATATTCTAATCTATACTAATTTACATCATCTCTGTAATACATGGTTCTACATGTCAGTGTAATATACTAATCTATATTAATTTACATAATCTCTGTAATACATGGTTCTACATGTCAGTGTAATATACTAATCTAGACTAATTTACATAATCTCTCTAATACATGGTTCAACATGTCAGTGTAATATACTAATCTATACTAATTTACATCATCTCTGTAATAAATGGTTCTACATGTCAGTGTAATATACTAATCTATATTAATTTACATAATCTCTTGCTTCCTTACATGGTATATGAGttgttattttttttgtcatCTTCAACACCAGATGGTCCAAGGAacacctcagtgtcagtcagtccctctggtgaaatagtggagggcagttcagtgactctgacctgcagcagtgatgccaacccacctgtggacaaatacacctggtacaagaaGAATAGAGGTCACTATCAGTTCTCCTATGTGAAAACAGGACCACAGCATGTCTTCAACCATATCCAGTCCTCTGACACTGGAGAGTACTACTGTGAGGCCTGGAATGGGATTAAAACAGGGAGGTCTGAGTCAATCAACATCAATGTGAAATGTGAGTAAAGTACAGCTCAGTGTCACATGTGTTCCTGTTAATGTTTTGTGTATGTGGATTCTTATTTTTGATAGTCTGGCTTCACAGATTTTGATATTTGTCATGTGAGGTTGTAATTGCACCTTTATAATCCTCTGACGAATTCTCCTTTACCAGATGGCCCAAAGAACACCTCAGTGTCAGCCAGtccctctggtgaaatagtggagggcagttcagtgactctgacctgcagcagtgatgccaacccacctgtggacaaatacacctggtacaagaaGAACGTAGCCTCACCAAAAGCATCAGGACAGAGTTACAGCATCACTAACATCAGctctgaggacagaggagaatatTACTGTGAGGCTGAGAATAAATATGGACGTCTCAATTCTTCTTCTGTGTCTGTGGACGTTCAGTGTAAATACACCTAACCTCATCTTTTAATCAGAGGATCACATTTAAATTCATATTTCAATAATAAGAAAAACACTATTTAATACACTGTTGTTACATATTGTCCACCAGATGACCCAAAGAacacctcagtgtcagtcagtcactctggtgaaatagtggagggcagttcagtgactctgacctgcagcagtgatgccaacccacctgtggacaaatacacctggtacaagaaGAATGTAGCCTCACCAAAAGCATCAGGACAGAGTTACAGCATCACTAACATCAGctctgaggacagaggagaatatTACTGTGAGGCCCATAATGGAAGAGGATCTAGGAACTCTACAGCTCTGATGATCATTGTAGCAGGTAAAGTTACATCTTCAATACTTCAATACAAATTGACAGGTTTCAAGCTGATCTTAATCATTGTGTTTTGACTGATTACACTTTGGTTGATAATTATGTGTTGGCTTATGATGTCACAAGTCTTATAAGATCCCAAAATATTAACATGCAATGTGTTGATATTCTATAATGTGTTAGATTTTAGATTATAAGAACATGCAATGTACTCATATCATCCATATTTTATTATAGGGAAACAAACATCAGTTGTGACTGCAGCTGTAGGAATCATAGTGGTTGTTCTGGTtctcatcctctgtctctctggattCATGTGGTTCAGGTGAGTGAGAttgcatatctttttatataatTTCACTTTAGTCATTGTAAatttgaatttgttcttaactgaattgcctagttaaataaaggttaaaaaaaataaaaataaaagtaactTAATTTATTGAATGATTGATATCTTCATACATTCATTAATGTACAACAGGAAGAAGGTCTCCACATCCACCTCCAACACAAGAGACACAGCAGACGATGGACAGGTGAGTCTGTTGGAATCAGAAGATGACTGTGATTACTGTGTATGTTTTGTGGAACATTTCTACTCCTCAtgttgtctgtcctctctctccatcagggAGACTCTAGTCCAGTGTATGACAACATCTCAGGCATGGTCATGACCTCTACTGCAGCACAGACAGCAGCCACAGATGACCAGGATGATGTTCACTACGCCAGCGTCCACTTCTCTCACTCCAAAAACCAGGAAGTGCCTCTGTACTCCACCGTCCAGCTGCATCAACCACAGAAACAGGACCAAGATGTCCAATACGCTGCTGTGAAATTCAACCTCCCCAGTTCTGCCACCCAGTGAGCATATTCTGCCATTACAACAACATATAGTCTATACTATATAGAACATTGTGAACACAGACAGCATCAAGGTCATTCATATGCTGCTGCTTATTGGAGGAGAGGACAATGATGTCATTAAAATAAGCAAAACAGTTGACCCCTAGTGACCCCTAATTTCTCCCTGAAAACTCCCTCCATCACTATCTGAAGGGTTGAAGGAGAAATCTTCATGTCATATGACATTTCATTGAACTCATACTATGGTGTAACAGTGGACATTTTTAAAAGTCACAATTTTAATGTCTTAAAGGTTCCAGGGGTTTTCTTCAGGCCAAACAGCATATCCTGAAACTACAAACTCTACAATATACATCTCAAGACAGTTACTATAATGAAGGAGTGATGTGATATGATGATGGTTTTGAGTAACTGTTCTgcttgcattccaaatggcatcctattccctatttagttcactactggtctaaagtagtgcactataagggagtagggtgccatttgggactcaaattCAGTTTAACGTCTGTTTCTTTCTCCAGGCCCACGGTGGAACAAGCAGCTGAGGAGGACTCCTCTGTTCTCTACAGCACagtcaacaaacccagaaccaagaagacctgaacacaacaaacccagaaccaagaagaactgaaaacaacaaacccagaaccaagaatacctgaacacaacaaacccaaaACCAAGAAGAACTGAAAACAACAAACCCAAAACCAAGAAGACCTGATAACAACAAACCCAAAACCAAGAAGAACTGAtaacaacaaacccagaaccaagaagacctgaacacaacaaacccaaaACCAAGAAGaactgaacacaacaaacccagaaccaagaagaccttGTATATCTGGACCCGTATATTCAAACTAgtggtataattaagcaataaggtcagagggggtgtggtatattggccaatatACTGTACCACGGCTAATGACTGTTCCTCCGCACAACACAATGCAGAGTGCcttgatacagcccttagccgtggtatattgaccatatactaCAAGCCCGagggccttattgctattataaactggttaccaacataaatagAAAGTAAACAAATATTTTTGTGTCATACCAGTGTTCTATTgtctgatatacagtacatgaaaTTAAATGCttattcagccaatcagcatccaggacacAAACTACCTGGTTTATAATAGTATctaataatatacagtgcattcagaaagtattcagaccccttgaccttttccacattttgttacgtacagccttattctaaaattaattaaatcgcttttcccccctcatcaatctacacacaataccccataatgacaaagcaaaaacaggtttttagaaaggtTTGCAAATTGATTAAAAATTCAAAAGTGAAGTATCacattacgtaagtattcagactcttttctcagtactttgttaaagcac
Coding sequences:
- the LOC129850112 gene encoding junctional adhesion molecule A-like, with the protein product MRCPVPSVTQVTEMVWYNKRLNGKPYDLRWDPNYEGRVEYRGTTEKDCILRITDLRESDVATYYFRYKTNQYSEWKYSYGFPLSLTDLKVERIYDNKLTCNTTCTLTGNPTYIWYKNRQHLDERTSPQYKDPVSSNYVDSYSCAVKGHEDLRSPAVYILLEMDPTSVSEGERVTLRCRTKCTVALNPTYIWYKNGQHLTNTITSYNSLILNPVTSYNSLILDPVSSEDAGNYSCAVKGFERILSPEETLTVRCE